A part of Miscanthus floridulus cultivar M001 chromosome 6, ASM1932011v1, whole genome shotgun sequence genomic DNA contains:
- the LOC136458552 gene encoding MYB-like transcription factor EOBI: MTSSTTRVASRSCGSDDEPAVRKGPWTLEEDLILVNYISQHGEGSWDNLAREAGLNRNGKSCRLRWLNYLRPGVRRGSITAGEDTVIRELHARWGNKWSKISKHLPGRTDNEIKNYWRTRIQKKKPQAAKPTTSTQQQEPSTTVSSGAAGDYYWCTKPDSDLQQQQAYYCQKAAMAAAATTNAVVVSSEGATSPAALTSQDSSTAAGDWYTYQQTTYPYCSELSLVAGGHGETAGLDALTMQFLSSHFTASFWTNGVDDFWETKPITDAF, encoded by the exons ATGACTAGCTCGACTACGAGGGTGGCCAGCAGGTCGTGCGGCAGCGACGATGAGCCGGCGGTGCGCAAGGGGCCGTGGACGCTGGAGGAGGACCTCATCCTCGTCAACTACATCTCCCAGCACGGGGAGGGCTCCTGGGACAACCTCGCGCGTGAAGCTG GCCTGAACCGGAACGGCAAGAGCTGCAGGCTGCGGTGGCTCAACTACCTTCGGCCGGGGGTGCGGCGCGGCAGCATCACGGCGGGGGAGGACACGGTGATCCGGGAGCTCCACGCGAGGTGGGGGAACAAGTGGTCCAAGATCTCCAAGCACCTCCCCGGCAGGACCGACAACGAGATCAAGAACTACTGGAGGACcaggatccagaagaagaagcCGCAGGCAGCCAAGCCGACGACGTCGACGCAGCAGCAGGAGCCGTCGACGACCGTCAGCTCCGGCGCCGCCGGGGACTACTACTGGTGCACCAAGCCCGACTCCGATCTTCAGCAACAGCAAGCGTACTACTGCCAGAAAGCCGCCATGGCGGCAGCTGCGACGACGAACGCGGTCGTCGTCAGCAGCGAGGGCGCGACGTCGCCGGCGGCGCTGACGAGCCAGGACAGCTCCACGGCGGCTGGAGACTGGTACACGTACCAGCAGACCACCTACCCCTACTGCTCCGAGCTGAGCTTGGTCGCCGGCGGCCACGGTGAAACGGCCGGTCTGGACGCTCTGACGATGCAGTTCTTGTCGTCGCACTTCACTGCCAGCTTTTGGACCAACGGTGTGGACGATTTCTGGGAGACCAAACCGATTACTGATGCATTCTGA